In Gemmatimonadaceae bacterium, one DNA window encodes the following:
- a CDS encoding beta-lactamase family protein codes for MPMIRSGDRRHCRTALLCLALLLPATASAQLGDALRLRIDSVFADVNRSNGPGCAVGVADGDARYLRGYGMSDLQQGTAIAARSIFHVASVSKQFTAMSVALLAEDGKLTLDDDIRSYVPELPDLGQRITLRQLMHHTSGIRDQWSLLSLAGWRFPDDLISERDVLWVLARQRGLNFTPGSEYLYSNSGYTLLAVVTQRVSGMSLRQFAEQRVFAPLGMADTHFHDDHAMVVPGRTSAYVPRGNEWRVSIPVFDTYGATSLFTTAGDLLTWMAFLDRVRSEESAWGRVVRAAETSGLLTNGRAINYGFGLSLGDFRGTRTIGHGGADAGYRAFVERYPDLKGAVAVLCNHANANPQGRAERVARAVFGDRLPPPMVEARAPEHRPSAAVREAWVGTWRDTLSNQLVRMWAVGDSIFVDGMRLRFGSDSTGTLPGVPGHLRRTTAGSAVTIRHVGGGLREPVLVKQPAPFTTFEAYAGRYRSEELDTEYEFIARSGALVREHRTLGTQVLRAVARDIFTGGGTTYLIERDRRGRVTGFVVNTGRVRGVRFVRQR; via the coding sequence GTGCCGATGATCCGCAGCGGAGACCGCCGCCACTGCCGAACCGCCCTGCTCTGCCTCGCCCTGCTGCTGCCGGCCACCGCATCCGCGCAACTCGGTGACGCGCTGCGGCTGCGCATCGACTCCGTCTTTGCGGACGTGAACCGCAGCAACGGACCAGGCTGCGCAGTGGGCGTAGCCGACGGCGACGCCCGCTACCTGCGCGGCTATGGCATGTCCGACCTGCAGCAGGGCACGGCCATCGCAGCACGCAGCATCTTCCACGTGGCCAGTGTGTCGAAGCAGTTCACGGCAATGAGCGTGGCCCTCTTGGCGGAGGACGGTAAGCTCACGCTGGACGACGACATCAGGTCGTACGTGCCCGAGCTGCCGGACCTCGGCCAGCGGATTACGCTGCGGCAGTTGATGCACCACACCAGCGGCATCCGCGACCAATGGTCGCTGCTGTCGCTGGCGGGCTGGCGCTTCCCAGACGACCTCATAAGCGAGCGCGACGTGCTCTGGGTGCTGGCGCGGCAGCGTGGGCTCAACTTCACGCCCGGGAGCGAGTACCTGTATTCGAACTCCGGATACACGCTGCTCGCTGTCGTCACGCAGCGCGTAAGCGGGATGTCACTGCGGCAGTTTGCGGAGCAGCGAGTCTTCGCGCCGTTGGGGATGGCCGACACGCACTTCCACGACGACCACGCGATGGTCGTGCCTGGCCGTACCTCGGCCTACGTGCCGCGCGGCAACGAGTGGCGCGTCTCGATCCCGGTCTTCGACACCTATGGGGCGACGTCGCTGTTCACCACCGCTGGTGACCTGCTGACCTGGATGGCGTTCCTCGACCGCGTGCGCAGCGAAGAGTCCGCGTGGGGCCGCGTGGTGCGAGCGGCGGAGACGAGCGGCCTCCTGACGAACGGCAGGGCCATCAACTACGGCTTCGGTTTGAGTCTCGGCGACTTCCGCGGCACGCGCACGATCGGCCACGGCGGTGCGGATGCCGGCTACCGCGCCTTCGTCGAGCGCTATCCGGACCTGAAGGGCGCCGTGGCGGTGCTGTGCAACCACGCGAACGCAAACCCGCAGGGCCGCGCCGAGCGCGTGGCGAGGGCGGTCTTCGGAGACCGACTGCCTCCTCCGATGGTGGAGGCCCGTGCCCCGGAGCACCGGCCGAGCGCAGCGGTGCGCGAGGCCTGGGTCGGCACCTGGCGGGATACGCTGAGCAATCAGTTGGTGCGCATGTGGGCGGTTGGCGATTCAATCTTTGTTGATGGAATGCGGCTGCGGTTCGGCAGCGACAGCACCGGCACCCTGCCAGGTGTTCCCGGTCATCTCCGCCGCACGACGGCGGGATCCGCTGTGACCATTCGACATGTGGGGGGCGGGCTCCGCGAGCCGGTGCTGGTGAAACAGCCGGCACCATTCACGACATTCGAGGCCTACGCGGGCCGGTACCGCAGTGAAGAGCTCGACACGGAGTATGAGTTCATTGCGCGCAGCGGGGCGCTCGTACGTGAGCACCGCACGCTCGGCACCCAGGTACTGCGGGCCGTGGCCCGCGACATCTTCACCGGCGGCGGCACGACGTACCTGATTGAGCGCGACCGTCGCGGTCGCGTGACGGGCTTCGTCGTGAACACCGGCCGCGTGCGTGGCGTGCGCTTCGTGCGGCAGCGTTGA
- a CDS encoding EAL domain-containing protein: MRRRRERLILGISLAAFAGVATMFASLLWYLQRESLSAEERLVGGLAATLGADAEAMILDTRQLLMEFEQLTEPRCSPEHLQRLQQAAIGRKYIRAIGHWRATDRQCGVGFLQAQALRPARADRIYDSGVIAWWPSPQTQVGDVQLFLMRYGDHDVAIDPRDLLDVGPLQQRQAGLWVEGLPFVQFPRDAELPAPRTVPIGLTLDRVRGVAVSRFSREGELAIDIVAIEPLDSFWGRYARSLAVGSGIGLLLLGGFVYGLVRYTRYRLSMGTLLRKAVARGRVRAMYQPVVDLRSRKCVGAEALARWKMDGGDTVPPDEFIPIAEREGLMPEITLAVLSNPLKELRPLLTQEQRLSINLNVSPEDLKAEQFVQTLAERLAASGLPERSIKLEITERALVNTDLARSMIRRLRERGHEVAVDDFGTGFSSLSYLSTFELDWLKIDKSFVDAIGTGAATSHVIVHVIEMARSLGLRTVAEGVETEEQVQWLIEHGVDLGQGFYFSRPLTAEQFTEYVSVKGVA; the protein is encoded by the coding sequence ATGCGGCGACGTCGCGAACGCCTCATCCTCGGAATCTCACTCGCCGCCTTCGCGGGCGTCGCGACGATGTTCGCGTCGCTGCTGTGGTATCTGCAGCGCGAATCGCTGAGCGCCGAGGAGCGCCTGGTCGGCGGCTTGGCGGCCACCCTGGGTGCGGACGCCGAGGCGATGATCCTCGACACGCGGCAACTGTTGATGGAGTTCGAACAGCTCACGGAGCCGCGCTGCTCGCCCGAACATCTGCAGCGCCTCCAGCAGGCCGCGATCGGTCGCAAGTACATCCGCGCCATCGGTCATTGGCGAGCCACGGACCGACAATGCGGCGTGGGCTTCCTGCAGGCGCAGGCCCTGCGTCCCGCGCGCGCCGACCGCATCTACGACTCCGGTGTCATCGCGTGGTGGCCGAGCCCGCAGACCCAGGTCGGCGACGTGCAGCTCTTCCTGATGCGCTACGGCGACCACGACGTCGCCATCGATCCGCGCGACCTGCTCGACGTCGGCCCGCTGCAGCAGCGGCAGGCGGGGCTCTGGGTCGAAGGCCTGCCCTTCGTGCAGTTCCCGCGGGACGCCGAGCTTCCCGCGCCGCGCACCGTGCCCATTGGACTAACCCTCGACCGCGTGCGCGGCGTGGCCGTCTCGCGCTTCTCGCGCGAGGGCGAGCTCGCCATCGACATCGTCGCCATCGAACCGCTGGACAGCTTCTGGGGCCGCTACGCCCGTTCGCTCGCCGTCGGCAGCGGCATCGGCTTGCTGCTGCTCGGTGGCTTCGTGTACGGATTGGTCCGCTACACGCGCTACCGCCTCAGCATGGGCACCCTGTTGCGCAAGGCCGTCGCCCGCGGGCGAGTACGCGCGATGTATCAGCCCGTCGTGGACTTGCGCTCCCGCAAATGCGTCGGCGCCGAGGCGCTGGCGCGCTGGAAGATGGACGGCGGTGATACGGTGCCACCCGACGAGTTCATTCCCATCGCCGAGCGCGAGGGCCTGATGCCGGAGATCACGCTCGCCGTGTTGTCGAATCCGCTCAAGGAACTCCGGCCCCTGCTCACACAGGAGCAGCGCCTCAGCATCAACCTCAATGTCAGTCCCGAGGACCTCAAGGCCGAACAGTTCGTCCAGACCTTGGCCGAGCGGCTCGCGGCCAGCGGCCTGCCCGAGCGCAGCATCAAGCTGGAGATCACCGAGCGCGCCCTCGTGAACACGGACCTCGCGCGCTCGATGATTCGCCGCCTGCGCGAGCGCGGCCACGAGGTCGCGGTGGACGACTTCGGCACGGGCTTCTCGAGCTTGTCGTATCTTTCCACCTTCGAGTTGGACTGGCTGAAGATCGACAAGAGTTTCGTGGATGCCATCGGCACGGGCGCGGCGACCAGCCACGTGATCGTGCACGTCATCGAGATGGCCCGCTCGCTGGGGCTCAGGACGGTGGCGGAGGGCGTCGAGACCGAGGAGCAGGTACAGTGGCTGATCGAGCACGGCGTGGACCTGGGGCAGGGCTTCTACTTCAGTCGACCGCTCACGGCGGAGCAGTTCACCGAGTACGTGTCGGTGAAGGGCGTGGCGTGA
- a CDS encoding OmpA family protein, with translation MSCRWLPLRALGIVVAPLLVTACGVFGGRAPARPEPESTPDATLATEVRAPADAAVRETPAPTPTEPRPTPASAPAVAPAAPPVTVAAAENVGGTVVDRRRTLVGRGQQLAPDEVGYYMDTQEARFRQLAPQGIRVVRNGEQLMLTLPGSMSFDVASATLSAVADSALGVIARVVAEYRLTLVSVRGFTDSTGDAAVNRRLSEQRALSVARALLARGITAERIIATGFGAAQPLASNETPEGREQNRRIELVLAPLRP, from the coding sequence GTGAGCTGTCGCTGGCTCCCGCTGCGCGCGCTTGGCATTGTCGTTGCGCCCCTGCTCGTGACGGCCTGCGGGGTGTTCGGCGGCCGCGCGCCCGCGCGCCCTGAACCCGAGTCCACACCTGACGCGACGCTGGCCACGGAGGTCCGGGCGCCCGCCGACGCTGCCGTGCGCGAGACGCCCGCGCCCACCCCGACCGAGCCGCGCCCAACACCCGCATCGGCGCCGGCTGTCGCACCCGCCGCGCCGCCCGTGACCGTCGCGGCTGCCGAGAATGTCGGCGGCACCGTGGTCGACCGACGGCGCACATTGGTCGGCCGCGGGCAGCAACTCGCACCGGACGAAGTCGGCTACTACATGGACACCCAGGAGGCGCGCTTTCGCCAACTGGCCCCGCAGGGGATCCGGGTGGTCCGCAACGGTGAGCAGCTGATGCTCACGCTGCCGGGGTCGATGTCCTTCGATGTGGCCAGCGCCACGCTCTCCGCCGTGGCTGACTCCGCGCTCGGCGTCATCGCGCGCGTGGTGGCGGAGTATCGGCTCACCTTGGTGAGCGTGCGTGGCTTCACGGATTCCACCGGCGACGCGGCCGTGAATCGCCGGTTGTCGGAACAGCGCGCCCTCTCGGTGGCGCGCGCCCTTTTGGCGCGCGGCATCACGGCCGAACGCATCATCGCGACGGGCTTTGGTGCCGCGCAGCCGTTGGCGAGCAACGAGACGCCCGAGGGGCGCGAGCAGAACCGCAGGATCGAGTTGGTGCTGGCTCCGCTCCGACCCTGA
- a CDS encoding DUF2200 domain-containing protein encodes MPFARVYPAYVQKAERKGRTRAEVDQVIRWLTGYTAAGLKRQLDSEHDIETFFAEAPALNKNVSLITGVVCGVRVEEVEDPLMRKIRYLDKLVDELAKGKAMEKILRGTAA; translated from the coding sequence ATGCCCTTCGCCCGCGTCTATCCCGCCTACGTGCAGAAGGCGGAGCGCAAGGGCCGCACGCGCGCCGAAGTCGACCAGGTCATCCGCTGGTTGACGGGCTACACCGCCGCCGGCCTCAAGCGCCAGCTCGACAGCGAGCACGATATCGAGACCTTCTTCGCCGAGGCGCCGGCGCTGAACAAGAACGTCAGTCTCATCACCGGCGTCGTCTGCGGCGTGCGCGTCGAGGAGGTTGAGGACCCGCTGATGCGGAAGATCCGCTACCTCGACAAGCTCGTGGACGAGCTGGCAAAGGGGAAAGCGATGGAGAAGATCCTCCGCGGCACGGCCGCGTGA
- the arr gene encoding NAD(+)--rifampin ADP-ribosyltransferase — MSKRLQTYETPEITVTFDPEVCIHSGKCVRGLPGVFDVKRKRWIALEAASPDEIAAQVARCPSGALQATRHAVRYYHGTKADLQPGDLIEPGRQSNYGSRRAAKFVYFTATLDAATWGAELAVGDGRGRIFVVEPSGSFEDDPNLTDKRFPGNPTRSYRTAAPLRVTGEIAEWTGHTPEQLAQMHAHLEKLKAEGVEAIEE, encoded by the coding sequence GTGAGCAAGCGCCTGCAGACGTACGAAACGCCCGAGATCACGGTCACCTTCGACCCGGAGGTCTGTATTCACTCCGGCAAGTGCGTGCGTGGCTTGCCCGGCGTCTTCGATGTCAAGCGGAAGCGCTGGATCGCGCTCGAGGCGGCGTCGCCGGACGAGATCGCGGCGCAGGTCGCGCGCTGCCCGTCCGGCGCGCTCCAGGCAACCCGGCACGCCGTGCGCTACTATCACGGCACCAAGGCCGACCTACAGCCGGGCGACCTCATCGAACCAGGACGCCAATCGAACTACGGCAGCCGTCGCGCGGCCAAGTTCGTCTACTTCACCGCCACGCTCGACGCGGCCACTTGGGGCGCGGAGCTCGCCGTCGGAGACGGCCGGGGCCGCATCTTCGTCGTCGAACCCAGCGGAAGCTTCGAGGACGACCCCAACCTCACCGACAAGCGATTCCCCGGGAACCCGACCCGCTCCTACAGGACGGCCGCGCCTCTGCGCGTGACCGGCGAGATCGCCGAGTGGACGGGACACACGCCCGAGCAGTTGGCGCAGATGCACGCGCACCTGGAGAAGCTCAAGGCCGAAGGCGTGGAAGCCATCGAGGAGTGA
- a CDS encoding DUF305 domain-containing protein: MTPRLAFLLAAAALGACARQTPPNASVPATARTSQATTETGVAEEHHAHMMPGMAPVEVPDNALFTAADVHFMQGMIAHHAQAVHMTRLAEAAGAGPRVLKLAQKIDLSQAGEIALMQGWLRDHRQFAPDTSAWRTMSMPGMLTPDELTRLEAARGTDFDRLFLRLMIKHHEGAIKMVADLMATPRAAQDVDVSVLANDVENTQLAEIGLMWQMLAELDQ, from the coding sequence GTGACCCCACGCCTCGCTTTCCTCCTCGCGGCTGCTGCCCTCGGCGCCTGCGCGCGGCAAACGCCGCCCAACGCTTCCGTTCCGGCGACGGCTCGCACATCACAAGCCACCACCGAGACCGGCGTCGCCGAGGAACATCACGCCCACATGATGCCCGGCATGGCGCCGGTCGAAGTGCCCGACAACGCGCTCTTCACCGCCGCCGACGTGCACTTCATGCAGGGCATGATTGCCCACCACGCACAGGCCGTGCACATGACGCGGCTCGCCGAGGCCGCCGGCGCCGGGCCCCGCGTTCTCAAGCTCGCGCAGAAGATCGACCTCTCGCAGGCCGGCGAGATCGCCTTGATGCAGGGCTGGCTGCGCGATCACCGCCAGTTCGCCCCCGACACCTCTGCCTGGCGCACGATGTCGATGCCGGGCATGCTCACGCCCGACGAGCTCACGCGACTCGAGGCCGCCCGTGGCACCGATTTCGATCGCCTGTTCCTGCGCCTGATGATCAAGCACCACGAGGGCGCCATCAAGATGGTCGCCGATCTCATGGCCACGCCGCGCGCCGCGCAGGACGTGGACGTGTCCGTCCTCGCCAACGACGTGGAGAACACGCAGTTGGCCGAGATCGGCCTGATGTGGCAGATGCTCGCCGAGCTGGACCAGTAG
- a CDS encoding VOC family protein, producing the protein MRLDALPLNQPIWFDLMTSDVEAARRYYGELLPWQYDVSGPEMGHYSMANVGGASAAGIGALPPGATFPPVWTVYFGVENAEATCAAITKAGGSVHTPPQDVAEFGRFAVAQDPTGAVFAIWQPKQHRGAQIINEPGAMAWCEVNTRDAKAAKEFYAKVFGLTAKSMEVPGSPGPYDMLFLGETPACGVLQMTEEWGDMPPHWMTYLAVQDVEKAKATVLKNGGQVPFGPIEIPYGKFMVTMDPQGAAVSLIELNASPPPSRG; encoded by the coding sequence ATGCGGCTTGATGCCCTGCCCCTGAACCAGCCGATCTGGTTCGACCTGATGACATCGGATGTGGAGGCGGCGCGCCGCTACTACGGCGAGCTGTTGCCCTGGCAGTACGACGTGTCGGGCCCCGAGATGGGTCACTACTCGATGGCGAACGTCGGCGGCGCCTCGGCGGCCGGCATCGGTGCCTTGCCCCCTGGCGCGACGTTTCCTCCGGTGTGGACCGTCTATTTCGGCGTCGAGAATGCCGAGGCGACCTGCGCCGCCATCACCAAGGCCGGGGGCTCGGTGCACACGCCGCCGCAGGATGTGGCGGAGTTCGGACGCTTCGCCGTGGCGCAGGATCCGACGGGCGCCGTGTTCGCGATCTGGCAGCCGAAGCAGCATCGCGGCGCGCAGATCATCAACGAGCCGGGCGCGATGGCCTGGTGCGAGGTGAACACGCGCGACGCCAAGGCGGCCAAAGAGTTCTACGCGAAGGTCTTTGGCCTGACGGCGAAGTCGATGGAAGTGCCCGGCAGTCCCGGTCCCTACGACATGCTCTTCCTCGGCGAGACGCCGGCCTGCGGTGTGCTGCAGATGACCGAGGAGTGGGGCGATATGCCGCCGCACTGGATGACATATCTCGCCGTACAGGACGTGGAAAAGGCAAAGGCCACCGTCCTCAAGAACGGTGGCCAAGTGCCCTTCGGTCCCATCGAGATTCCCTACGGCAAGTTCATGGTCACGATGGACCCGCAGGGTGCCGCGGTGAGCCTGATCGAACTCAACGCGTCGCCGCCGCCAAGTCGCGGATAG
- a CDS encoding DUF4173 domain-containing protein, whose product MTPRTARLALLAALILGVLADYFLRADSLRAGFTVWLLLALAVASFVTGQDDAGDVAAVGERRLLFGASGVIALLLVFRDAETLFAVDLFALAVTFWLIAWRAHGRALAALEPRDAIIGVASAVGAAVGGGPTLALRDASPRPLEESERRSMRGFGVGVIAAIPVLLFVTALLGSADPVFAGFVDATAEFLDTAFFGHVFLIGAATWVSAGALRGAVAPVGVGAALLRRQVQLPFAGFLPLLGGLALLLSAWIGLQVRTLFGGAEYVAQTAGITVAEYARNGFFELIVISGLVLAALLVADDVVDRADASGRSSFRRLGTVLIVLVGAVLTSAVLRLSLYLRYYGLTDERVLALAVLIWVAAVLGWFAWTVLRDAREGFAPGVLVISAAWLVALNVANPERLVVSTNLARAERGLEFDVAYHAKLSADALPALLDGADRLPADQALVLREALDAKWRARVESGVDWREWSLPLRRALRLMQQ is encoded by the coding sequence GTGACGCCCCGTACCGCCCGCTTGGCCCTGCTCGCCGCGCTGATCCTCGGCGTGCTCGCCGACTATTTCCTTCGTGCCGACTCGCTGCGCGCGGGCTTCACGGTGTGGCTGCTGCTGGCACTCGCGGTCGCGTCGTTCGTCACCGGTCAGGATGACGCTGGCGACGTCGCCGCAGTGGGCGAGCGCCGCCTGCTCTTCGGGGCCTCGGGCGTGATCGCACTGCTGCTGGTATTCCGCGACGCCGAGACCTTGTTCGCCGTCGACCTCTTCGCGTTGGCCGTGACGTTCTGGTTGATCGCCTGGCGGGCGCACGGCCGCGCGTTGGCCGCGCTGGAGCCGCGCGACGCCATCATTGGCGTGGCGTCGGCGGTTGGGGCAGCCGTCGGCGGTGGACCGACGCTGGCCTTGCGCGACGCCTCACCGCGGCCGCTCGAGGAATCCGAACGGCGCAGCATGCGTGGGTTCGGCGTCGGCGTCATCGCCGCGATTCCGGTCCTGCTGTTCGTGACGGCGCTCCTGGGTTCGGCGGATCCAGTATTCGCTGGATTTGTGGATGCGACGGCCGAGTTCCTCGACACGGCCTTCTTCGGTCACGTCTTTCTGATCGGAGCGGCCACCTGGGTGAGCGCCGGCGCCCTGCGCGGTGCGGTGGCGCCTGTGGGTGTGGGCGCGGCGCTGCTGCGCCGCCAGGTGCAGCTACCCTTTGCCGGTTTCCTGCCGCTGCTCGGCGGCCTGGCCCTGCTGCTCAGCGCGTGGATCGGCCTGCAGGTGCGGACGCTCTTCGGCGGCGCCGAGTATGTGGCGCAGACGGCGGGCATCACGGTGGCCGAGTATGCGCGGAACGGGTTCTTCGAGCTGATCGTGATCAGCGGGCTGGTGTTGGCGGCGCTGCTCGTCGCCGATGATGTGGTGGATCGCGCCGATGCGTCCGGCCGCAGTTCGTTCCGGCGTTTGGGCACCGTCCTCATCGTGCTCGTCGGCGCAGTCCTCACGTCGGCCGTGCTGCGCCTCTCGCTCTACCTGCGCTACTACGGCCTGACCGATGAGCGCGTGCTCGCGCTGGCCGTGCTGATCTGGGTGGCCGCCGTGCTCGGCTGGTTCGCCTGGACGGTGCTGCGCGATGCGCGCGAGGGCTTCGCGCCCGGCGTGCTGGTCATCTCCGCCGCGTGGTTGGTGGCCTTGAACGTGGCGAATCCGGAGCGGCTGGTCGTCTCGACGAATCTTGCGCGCGCGGAACGCGGCCTGGAGTTCGACGTGGCGTACCACGCGAAGCTCTCGGCCGACGCTTTGCCGGCCTTGCTCGATGGTGCCGACCGCCTCCCGGCCGACCAGGCCCTGGTATTGCGCGAGGCACTCGACGCGAAATGGCGGGCGCGTGTCGAGAGCGGCGTGGATTGGCGGGAGTGGAGCCTCCCGCTGCGCCGCGCGCTGCGGCTGATGCAGCAGTAG